The nucleotide sequence TTTTTTCTGGAAGAATGTCTGAGAGTTTGTTGTTTCGCCCTCAAACTTGCCCTGGAAAcagaaaatgtccagtgttatttatttacttaaaaacaGAAGTGTAAAGAGTTTGCTCTGCTttcatatttttgctttattacaGAGGTGGGATTATAGCACAAAAAGTGCTATGGTATGGGATGTATCCCAATTGTACATGggttttcagattaaaagtGCAAAAGTTAGCTGCCCAACAGACTGTGCCACTAGTCTCGCTGCCCAGTGTTATTCGAAGGACCTGGATTTATGTCGCATTTACttcttaaatataaatacaatttcacaATGCCACTGCAGGTCCCTTACCACCCAAAATATGCAATCATATGTCTGAAGAATTTTGTGTTCTGAATGTTGTTGAAATATCTatggaaaactgattttgttttcttttaatttgtcagtAATATCGAAGTGTCATAAGAGCTAATGCTAGGATCTCAAATTCCATTCCTTGAGGACTGCACACAGAAAGCACGGacaaccagcagacactgcagacctccaggacttgagtttGTGAGCCCGGCATTAAGCTGTTTTGTCTACTGTCTGTTGTTATATATTTGATATTCAGTGTGGGGTTTTCTCACTGTAGGCTTCAGATAGGTCAACCCATCATATCGGTCACCATGGCGAACCCGCCTGCAGACCCCCCAGTCCTTGAAGAACTCCTTGTTGGCAGTCCGGTCATCAAACAGCCCCTGCAGGGGTTTCAGTGTAGGCATCAGGGGCTGTGGCTTATGGCGAAAGCTGGGGAGAGGAAGGGGCTGGAAATCCAGCTGCCCACACAAAGCAGAGTGAGTTATAAAGACAACAACTCCCATGAACACCATCTCTTAGTAAGTATGGAGTAAGTCTGTGGCAGGGAAGTTAAACTTGTGTCCTGGAGgaccaggtttttgtggttttcaaaGCCAGTGACCTAATAACTAATGCAGAAACATGCCAAAGTCAGAAAACAATGCGGCTATCCTAGATTGAGTATTTCAATAATTGTTCTCAACAGGCAactatttcattattattattttatcatgtaATGCATACCCCTACCCCATGATGACTACAGTCTCCTAGGACTCCTCATCTATGGTATTCAAATGcctgaaaattaaatttgtacatttcagAATGGTTGTCTGAAGAACCCACTACTGTAAAGGGCATGCttgaatgcaattattttttgctAGACAAATTCTGTGTACACAGATATGTTTACAACATGCTTTCAATTAATGTTGCATAACAAATTACCTTTGTAACAGTATCCCCTTGGAAATGGTGATCACTGCTTCTAACAGAGAGCTCCTCTCTGAGCTTGGCTGGGGCTGGTCTGCGGTGTTCCAAGGTGTTCCAGCCAGGGTAAGTATCCATTTGGACTGTCCTAAATTCAGTCCTGTAGGAGACACATAGAGTTATCACCCCTATGATAATGAAGGAAAGTTCTGGGCTTGTAATCTCTGTGTAGGAGTGCTCATAAAGTTTTGCCTTTAATCTTATCCTGGATAAGGTTAAGATATGGACTGGCACTCCTACACCTGAGACACTTATATAACAGTACCAGGCCTGTAGCTAGTTCTGCATTCTGGCTGTTTGCTGTGATGAACATTATCACTACATACAGAAAACACTTTACTCCAGATTCAGTACAAGGTCAATTCGGGCCACATTATTCAAAGGCCTGCAATTATATTGTCAGCATACCAACACCACGACAATAGAATGtgatattcaaaatattcagCATTCCACCTAATGTGACCAGTTGCTACTGGACAGGGCCAGTAAGGTGGGAAAATGTTGCACAGCTCTTGCCTCAGTGCTGGATTGATCATGAGGTTGTCGGGGTGGGGTCGGACAGGGTTTCTCCGTTTGGGCAGGCAGGTGCGTGAGGGGAAATCATGACTATATCGCGTGACAGATTCCATTGGCACCCCTTTGCTTGAtacctcttcctctttcataAGAGCTGATTGCTGTCTTGCCACAGGAGCACCCTCTAGAGGATATGGCTTGAATTCCTGACGGTGTGTCGTGGCCAAGTTTCGCTCTCCTGCAGTGGAAGCATAATTAACACAGCATTAGcatacctgggtcaaatactgtTCGTAATCCTTCTTAATCCTACATCCTTTATACCCCAGTATAATTCCTGATGATGTCTGAAAACTTTGAAAAATCTATTGTCACCAATATTCCAAGGCTATTATATCTGTTTTTTGATCATAAGTTTTAGTGAGTAGcagattttgtttaaaattctcAGAGATCTGCAAGAAACTTGGTCAGCATCCAGAGTTAAAGTATTTTGAATGTGTTACTAACAGTCacataaacattttcttatttagTGAAAACAGATGCTTCTATCCATACAGTGAAAGTTTCTGACCTTCTAGCATTAGGTTGCACTGTACCACCTGTTTCCTCTCTGGTCTGCCGCCTGTTTTTGGGACAAACTCCCGATTGGTTGTTGTTTCCATCTTCTCCCTCTGGTCTGGGTAGAGTACAGAGCCTGTGTTAGAGGACAGAACAGGGAGATCATGTGATGTTATTAAGGTcttattttgttactttttcaCATTGTATAATAATTGCAGTAGCCATTGTCATTTTTAGATAAGCAGCTACGCTATAGGAGACAGCTTGCATGTGTTGAAGGAGGAAAGAAATGGATTTGTTTTAGGAAGTACACTTCCGGATTATAATAGCTATGTACATTGGTTTTAATCAGCAACTTTATGAGGCAGTATTGTTTAGAATAAATGGCACTACAGCTACATGAAAGGTACGCACGCATTTCACCAACAAATCACTGGACACACCTATAACAGCAGGCAACTCCCCCAGCCTGGGGAATGAGTGTGAGTATGCTGCCCCCTTGTGCTGCTGGTAGCTTGTGGTGGTGGCTTTACGTCTGACTGCATCTTGGTCAGAGGTTTGCTGAAGGGTGGTGGTGTCTGGCACAGCTGACTGTACAGGAGGGCTAGTCAAATTCTGAAGGTAAGGTGCTTGTAACAGCTTTGGGGAACCCTGTTAGAGGCAGGGGAAGAGTGAGTATTTCGTACAGTGGAAAAATCATGTACAAACATGATTCTTGGAACAAACATGAGTCTTACAATTTCCAGATTTAAGCCTTGGCTCAAATACTCCTGCAAACTATGTAACATCTCCCAGAATTGGTTTGTTATCAATGAATGTCATCTTCTCTGCCCCCCATTTGACAGTCTCCTGGATGCATCCCTGAAATGCACTCTTctgcaaaaattaattttgctaGGTGGACTATTTGATGCAAGGACACACCAAGATTCATGTCTGTGATTGAGTACGGACTCACTCTAGCCACAAGCCTTGGTGTCTGCCTGAATGTAGGATTGGAGAGGTATTGACCACCCAGCTGATTGGTTGGAGACTGTGCCAGCAGGACCTGTGAGAGCTGGGGTCTCCTGCTGCTTCgttttctctctgtgtgcagtaGTGAGTGCCAGAGTTAGCTCGCAAATATTAGCAGAATCATAACTTCTCATAATGAAAATGAGCTAATTGCTAATGCTCAGTATGACCCTTACAAATATTACTTTGTAAACATAACTGTAGACTGTAGTCTGCAAGCCACTATATGCTGAGCAAATATTATCTACACAGACATCATCTTGTCCAGCTGTCTCTTCTGGAAACTAATGAAGCAATatcattaattttattaatatacGGACAAATGAGACatgttgataaataaaaatagtcacCAATAACCTCACCAGTAAACATGAATCCATGGCATTAATGCAGAGGGGATGATGTATTTAGTTGTTAATGTGATACACTGTTATACACTGCCCATTGcaaatttgttatttatttatactttcaTTCAAGAGGAATGTCTGATAAAAATGGGCCTTCTGTGCCTACTCGTGATTAACACTAATGTTCTCCTCTCTTTTAAAGGTCTCTCTGGACCAACAACTAAAAAGTGTccaactctcagtgctgtatgagGATGACAGGTATGCAAGGTATGATTTAGTGGATAGCATGCCTGCCAttcaaacaaataatgaaatctGAGGGTATGTGAGTAATAGTGGTGGGCGTAAACACTATGTGCTAAATGTACAGTGTGAGACTTACTATGGGGCCAGGTGAAGGTGGCTGTGTAATGGCTGAGCAGACAGCTGTCCGAACCCCAGATAATCCTTGTTTCTGCATTCCTCTTTCTGCAGCCCTTGTGATGTTTGTGACGCCTGTTAAGTGTCAGcaagattatttttaatgaatgcccATAATTCacaaccagacctgggtcaaatccTTTATCTGAAATGCTTTCAGTCTTTCAACTCAAGTCAAGGAAAGTTGAAAGGACATAGACACctttcaccaatattcagaatagaatttttcttttatatgaTTGGACATTTTGCTTAGTTATACATTCTGTTGAAAACTTCCATGGATTTTACCACCAGCAGAATTTGCCAGCATccaaaagttacatttttaacaaagatGCATACAGTttgaaatacatacagtacttgATCCAGAGCTAGTCACAGCACAATAAGGTAAATTAActatattttgtattgtatatgatctatttattttgtaaaataaatcacCCCCTTAAATATGATATACTGTTTTGAGACCTCTGCAAAAATATCCAGTATTTAAAATCATTACACCAATTCTATATAGCAACCTGAAGTCAAtttgcattttcttcattttttaaggGGAAGAAAGATCCAATTGCATGCTTTTGATAGTACATGtctacaatattacaagttacTCCGGTTAGGAATATCTATAAAATGAAtctaatgtaatataatatatatataggtgtGATATCTTCATTATTGAAATGGTGAAATAGCTGCCTACAGCCTTGATTGACCTTTAACTGATATGTCTAAATAAAACTCAGTCATCCTCACCCACAATTGCAGAGCTCACAGATGCAGCTGAACTTTGGAAACTCTGTCTTTCCCTGGCTTTTCAGTAATACTGAATCGTCCTCCATGTAGCTGGAACTATTACACAAACTACAAGATTTTTGATACTGCAATGAATAGCTGAAGCGACACCCAAGTTTCAGTAACACCAAACCTAGGAAGGAAGCTGCAAGTTTATACCAGTTGCCATGGCTCCCCCCATGGGGAGGGCGGATGGGTGGGTAttgaaaagattttttgaaCAATGGGGACTGCTGTAATTCACACTCACCGCCGTGACTGTGTTGTGACTACTGTGGAACAGCAGTAGAGCTGTGGTCATGGAAGCTTGTTCTGTGTTCCTGAgataaatttaattgaatttgtaTGTGTTCATGAAGGCTCTGTGCTCCCAGTCTCCGCATCACATTCATCActaattcattttcatcatcaccatcatcattaaCCATCATGTTTGGTCTGAGAATTTGAGATTGGTAACAAATGACTGAAAGCAGGTTGTAGTGGGAAAAACAGGTTAAGTTTTATGTCCTTT is from Anguilla anguilla isolate fAngAng1 chromosome 9, fAngAng1.pri, whole genome shotgun sequence and encodes:
- the si:dkeyp-69c1.9 gene encoding uncharacterized protein si:dkeyp-69c1.9, with product MEDDSVLLKSQGKTEFPKFSCICELCNCGRHKHHKGCRKRNAETRIIWGSDSCLLSHYTATFTWPHKRKRSSRRPQLSQVLLAQSPTNQLGGQYLSNPTFRQTPRLVARGSPKLLQAPYLQNLTSPPVQSAVPDTTTLQQTSDQDAVRRKATTTSYQQHKGAAYSHSFPRLGELPAVIGSVLYPDQREKMETTTNREFVPKTGGRPERKQVVQCNLMLEGERNLATTHRQEFKPYPLEGAPVARQQSALMKEEEVSSKGVPMESVTRYSHDFPSRTCLPKRRNPVRPHPDNLMINPALRTEFRTVQMDTYPGWNTLEHRRPAPAKLREELSVRSSDHHFQGDTVTKLDFQPLPLPSFRHKPQPLMPTLKPLQGLFDDRTANKEFFKDWGVCRRVRHGDRYDGLTYLKPTGKFEGETTNSQTFFQKKVERVRNCKPEQRLEEDRGEHTFATEHREAYRPLSLPVCQLQLYLEQNPPTSQGQPKPSAVET